One segment of Solanum stenotomum isolate F172 chromosome 1, ASM1918654v1, whole genome shotgun sequence DNA contains the following:
- the LOC125842608 gene encoding 40S ribosomal protein S20-2-like, translated as MAAYAAMKPTKPGLEEPAEMVHKIRITLSSKNVKNLEKVCADLVRGAKDKRLRVKGPVRMPTKVLNITTRKSPCGEGTNTWDRFELRVHKRVIDLFSSPDVVKQITSITIEPGVEVEVTIADS; from the exons ATGGCAGCATATGCAGCAATGAAGCCAACCAAGCCTGGGCTTGAGGAGCCTGCAGAGATGGTTCACAAGATTAGGATCACTCTCTCCTCCAAGAATGTTAAGAATCTCGAGAAAG TGTGCGCTGATTTGGTTCGTGGTGCCAAGGATAAGAGGCTCAGGGTGAAGGGACCAGTGAGAATGCCCACAAAGGTCCTTAACATCACAACTAGAAAGTCTCCTTGTGGAGAAG GTACAAATACATGGGACAGATTTGAGCTTCGTGTCCACAAGCGGGTGATTGACCTTTTCAGCTCACCAGATGTTGTGAAACAAATCACTTCAATCACCATTGAACCCGGTGTTGAGGTTGAGGTCACTATTGCTGATTCTTAG
- the LOC125866231 gene encoding uncharacterized protein LOC125866231 → MIAVEHKDTMHTNCEASVRCLPSASYPHNLHYSRTAVKVLPEPSDGTYIHPGGDSLDCTLTGEPIESSKESPSHTVYQHGFGLWSAFYPNSNMPLRSVNAIENQPYPYSVDNHYHYSLLNMFPQNYQCDYRFQDFQYFVVIDFEATCDKEKNPHPQEIIEFPSVIVSSTTGQLEACFQTYVRPTCNQQLSDFCKDLTGIQQIQVDRGVTLSEALLRHDKWLEKKGIKNTNFAVVTWSSWDCRVMLESECRYKKIRKPPYFNRWINLKVPFGEVFGGARCNLKDAVQMAGLAWQGRAHCGLDDAKNTARLLAFLMHKGFRFSITDSLMYQSNDEPLSWKLPPDHPSFPSYQPQKMRDVPSPVLQNQSYCFCGVRSSKGIFRKPGPKQGNLFFGCGNWTAARGACCQYFEWALS, encoded by the exons ATGATCGCCGTAGAGCATAAAG ATACTATGCATACAAATTGTGAGGCATCCGTAAGATGCCTTCCGAGTGCAAGCTATCCCCATAATCTGCACTACAGTAGAACTGCAGTCAAAGTCTTACCAGAGCCTAGTGATGGCACCTATATTCATCCAGGTGGGGATAGCTTGGACTGCACATTGACTGGTGAACCAATTGAGTCTTCAAAAGAATCTCCGAGCCACACTGTCTATCAGCATGGCTTTGGTTTATGGTCTGCCTTTTATCCTAACTCAAATATGCCTCTGCGCTCCGTGAATGCTATTGAAAACCAGCCCTATCCATATTCAGTGGATAATCACTACCATTATAGCCTATTAAACATGTTCCCTCAAAATTATCAGTGTGATTATCGGTTCCAAGATTTCCAGTATTTTGTTGTTATCGACTTTGAGGCAACATGTGATAAAGAAAAGAATCCTCACCCTCAGGAGATAATAGAGTTTCCATCAGTAATAGTGAGTAGCACGACTGGCCAGCTGGAAGCTTGTTTTCAAACTTACGTGAGGCCGACATGCAATCAACAACTGAGTGACTTCTGCAAGGATCTGACTGGTATCCAGCAAATTCAG gTTGACAGAGGTGTTACTCTAAGTGAAGCGCTCCTTAGGCATGACAAGTGGCTTGAGAAGAAAGGGATAAAGAATACCAACTTTGCAGTTGTCACATGGTCCAGTTGGGATTGCCGTGTGATGTTGGAATCAGAATGCCGATACAAAAAGATCAGGAAGCCTCCTTATTTTAACCG TTGGATCAACTTGAAGGTTCCTTTTGGAGAGGTTTTTGGAGGCGCGAGGTGCAATTTGAAAGATGCAGTCCAAATGGCTGGCTTAGCTTGGCAGGGCCGTGCTCACTGTGGTCTTGATGATGCCAAAAATACAGCCCGCTTGCTTGCTTTTCTCATGCACAAGGGTTTTAGATTCTCTATCACCGATTCTCTTATGTATCAATCTAATGATGAACCCCTTTCATGGAAGCTGCCCCCAGATCACCCATCATTTCCTTCTTATCAACCTCAAAAGATGAGAGACGTGCCTTCTCCAGTATTGCAAAATCAGTCCTACTGTTTCTGTGGAGTAAGGAGCAGCAAAGGGATATTCCGAAAACCAGGTCCAAAGCAAGGAAACCTCTTCTTCGGGTGTGGGAATTGGACTGCTGCAAGAGGCGCCTGTTGCCAGTATTTTGAATGGGCCTTGTCCTGA